In Syntrophorhabdaceae bacterium, a single genomic region encodes these proteins:
- a CDS encoding transcriptional repressor: MTSQREIILNEFLRKEGHQTAEELTAAVKKKDKAIGQATVYRILRIFAESGIAREVHLGDGVVRYEHSVGHEHHDHLTCERCGKIIEILDQRIEEFQKKLAENHGFVITRHVLNIYGICEECRNK, from the coding sequence ATGACCAGCCAGAGAGAGATTATCTTGAACGAGTTTCTCCGCAAAGAAGGGCATCAAACTGCAGAGGAATTGACGGCTGCGGTGAAAAAAAAGGATAAGGCGATAGGCCAGGCAACCGTATACCGGATATTGAGGATTTTCGCAGAATCAGGCATAGCCCGGGAAGTGCACCTTGGAGACGGTGTAGTCAGATACGAACACAGCGTCGGCCACGAGCACCATGATCATCTAACCTGTGAGCGTTGCGGTAAAATCATAGAGATTCTGGATCAGCGAATAGAAGAGTTTCAAAAGAAACTGGCTGAAAACCACGGTTTCGTCATTACCCGGCATGTACTGAACATTTACGGCATTTGTGAGGAGTGCCGGAATAAGTGA